The sequence below is a genomic window from Leishmania braziliensis MHOM/BR/75/M2904 complete genome, chromosome 4.
AGTTTCGAtgcgaagagagggaggaaagggagaggcaaTACGCCACTTTACTCTCACTCCCATTCTAGCAAGCCCTCCCTTTGCATAGCGTCACCAGCGGTAGCAGAACCAGTAGAAAATACTAAATGACTTCACGCATAGATGGCaacgagaagggagaaatCAGGATACGTCTGGGGATAGATGAAGTGCCTTGGTGAGGAGTAGAAGCCTGTGCTTAGATGTTCGCATccgtgtgggggtggggaggggggtgttTGCCTCTTGATGCAACGCCCGTATGCCTCCTTCTCACTGCAAAAAACAACACGAGCGTTGAACAACGAAAATAAGAAAAGAAGCCCTGCAAAGGGAAattcccttcctctcccccaccccctctctctcttgcttaGCCTCGTGTACCCTCGTTGCCTCACCCCCCAAGAGGGGAAACAAAAAGTAAAATCAAAGAAAGTGACGACAAAAGAGCTTGACTGCTAATGCCTCTCAACTGCAGTAGGCCTCAACAATCTTGACGACCTCTGCCGAGAGGGACTCACACACGGATGGATCAGTGGCCTCcgcgtacacacgcacaactgGCTCCGTACCGCTGGGCCGGACAAAGGCTCGCGCCGCCTCGCACCGTGATAAAGCCAACGAAACAGCGGCATCAATTTCATCCTGCATACCAGTAGGTGACAGTGCTCGGCGCTCATCAAGAGTGGTCGTGATCCGGTCACGGTGTGCCACAGTGACCTTGGTCTGCTTGCAAGGATGATCAACGTACAAGTCGGCCCAGTCCTGAAATGTCATGTTCAGGGCCCTCAGAGCGACTTCACACATCAGAATATCGGCAATCGCATCGCCGCAGCACTGGGACACCAAACGCCGCATCGCGGCGAGCAGTGCTGCTTTTTCAGATCCGGTTGAAGCAGCCTCTGTGATCACCTTTTCAGATATCAACACTGTACCGTGACCGTTTGCCTCAAAGTAGATTCCCacgtcgcgcgcgcgcgcaatCGGGTGGAGATTTTTGACTCCTGTAGCAGCGGTGTACACTTGCATACGGAGCTGCTTCTCAAGAAACTCTGTGGACGCACCGTTTGCGTAGGCTGTCTGTACAACACTCACATCTAATGCCTTCATCTGCTCTTCACCAAGCCATTTATGCAATAACATTGCATAAAGGATGGAAATTCGATCACCGTCCAGCAAGACCCACTTGTAATCTCGCTTTGGGTCATAAAGAAATGCAACAACGCGGTCCGCATCGCCATCGAGGGAGTAAAAGTGTGTGGCAGTAGGATTCACACCTGGTGGAGAAGCGCTCGGCCACGCAGACATTGCGGCGGAGGGACTTGTATGTTGTTTTGCATAGTCGGCCCCGCATTTGGTGTTCAGCATCGTTTCATCTTGGCAGTTGCAGTCCACCAGGTGCACCTCAAAAAAGGTCGCCAACGCTGTGAAGTCAGATTGCTGTTTTGAAGCAGCAATGAGCTCCCTCATCATTAGGGAGCCGATACCGTTGGCACAGTCAACAACAAGTTGCTGTAGATGACCTTCTTTCTCACACAGCTGCGAGCCCGCACTTGCAAAGAGATACATCTCCTCGAAGCCAGCTAAAAGCTCTCCATAATAGGATGGAAACTCTGACTCATCCGCTAAGCCGAGTTCATTCGCTTTCGCTATCGCGAAGTGCATGTAAGGCGTCGAAATAGGCGGGTAAGATCTGGGGGTGATATTCTGTAAAAGACGCAGCGTCCTCAGTCCTGCATTTGCGATTTCTTCACCACTCGGTCTCGTGTCTCTGGAAAAGTGTACTTGACAGCGCGAGTACTGTTTGAGCTGAAACGCATTAGGATCATGCGCCAAACAATCCATCATGACTTGTTTCAAGTCGCTTCCGGACGGGGCATTCGCCGCACGTGTGCACCACTCTTCCCAGGATGCTACAAGCATTCCTCCGTCAGGATCAATAATTTTGAATCCGTTATCCATATACGGATTGTGAGATGCCGTGATCATAACGCCCACCGTGCAAGGTGCATTgtggcctgctgctgttcgtTTCCCTTGATAGTACATACATCGGAGAGCAGCTATCATGGAAACACGGGCTGCCACCGGTGGAAGAAGTGCAGCATTAGAACGGAACCCTGCCGTTCCATATGTGAGTGGGTTCTTCGCAGGGTCGTGACGCAGAGGAAACTCAGAGTCAATAATGCGCATCAATTCATCGAAAAACATGCTAGTGAAAATAGCATGTGAGCTCGATGATGCTGCTTGCTCGAACTCCATTGTAGTGGTGTAAAAAGCAGAGCAATATCCCCTTCTAATTTCACTCCGTCGTTATATCTGTACTCTATTTTTAATTTTTTTTCGAAGATATGCCAAAAATACGCAAAGATGGTAATATTAGCGGGGTAAAATGCTATGGGATGAAACAAACTGCATACTTGGAATATAATTTATATTTTTCCTTCGATATGTACATATTATTTGAGGGATGAAAAGATAAGTGAAGTTGGGCAAGTAAGAGTGAAAAGACACTTATTTTTGTTATTTGTAAAAATCATGATGTAGACGACTAAAGATATTTACTGAGACACTAGTCTACAGAGCAAGTGGTAATGCTTATTttgtctccctcctttccacCGAGCTTACTGCGAGGCTGCAGACTGTTGAGAAAAGACATAAGGCCGATAAGTGTTTCGCTTCTCAGTTATTATTGTTATTCTAATTATGTTTTTGGGGGGATAATGTCTCGTATATAGCACATACTAAGCACGAATAACGCAGTTTGGGAGAACTCCAAGTTTTGAAGACTTGGTAGTCGGTGCATCACAGGAGCGTAAAATTAGTATAATTAGTCCTGTAATTTAATTCATCTTGTCTGCCTGGTACATTGTCAAAATCAGATCACTGCTTGATCGCGCGCAGCATGCAAAAATAAGGAGCGTGCCATCTGTAAACCATCGGCAATAAATCTGCTGATCCCTCCCTCGGCGGTATTCTTTATTCATTCCAAGCAAAGCTTACTTGCTACAACCTGAATGAATGACCTCTGTATATGGTCTTtgtccaaaaaaaaaaatattTCATTAACTCTCTCCCGTTCATGGAAACCGCTGGAGGCACATcttacacgcacacacacagagaaaaaaatacGACATGTAAGAAAAACAACGCAAGGAACAGCACATCAGTAACGccgcgaaggcggcgcagaaagtggtggtgggccagatggtggaggtggacCAGGGGGAGGAGGTAGCCCAAGTGATGGAGGTGGgccaggtggtggtggatcTCGAAGAGTTTTGGGCAAACAACGTTGTGTAGGTGGTGGCCCAGAAGGTGGCGGCGGATGCGGTGGCctcggaggtggtggaaCTGTTTCACGAGCGTATGCAGTTGACTGCGGAGGTGGGGGtcctggtggtggtggtagcgATGGCGGTAAGCCTGAAGATAGCGATGGCATCGAGAAAACAGCTTGTGGGGGTGCGCGTGCACTGTTCGCATTTACGGTAGTGCAACGTTGCTGCTGAGTAATATCCGATGTAATGTAGGAAACTTGCGTAGAGTGATGCTCCGGTACGCCAACATGTTGCTTTGGCGTAGCTAGGATACTGAGCTTGCCTACCTGTGAAGGATCCAGCATGCAGCAGAACACTCGTGGATCGCGCAAAAACGCACCAGGACAAATATTTAATGGAATGCACACAAAAACTGTCTGCGCCGCAGAATCCGGAGGAAATGATGAGAAGCTATGCTGCAAAGGTACTACCGGCGTCGTAGAAATTGAAGAAGGCGCAGTTCCCGGGTTCCATATTTCCTTCGATAGTGATTGCTCAGCCGGTGATGTTTGTACCTTAGGGGACATAACCTCCTTTCGAATTTGCACTATACGAGAAGTAGCGCATGCCTGTGTCTTGATAGTTTCTTCCCTGTATCTTTTGTGGTGCGGGGAGTATTCCTGTGGTCTTCCGTGCTGCGCTGAGACGTTAGTTGGTGATTGTGCTGGcggtggggaaggggcaCCAGCTTCGGATTTCAGGGAGTCTTTGGACTGCTGATACCTGAGCATCACTGGTGAACCACCTAGTTCGTGCTGCACAGCCACAACACGCTCGACATCAACGTGATCAAATGTTAACCAGCCGTAgccaagagagagaccgTTCTTGTCTCGCTGAAGTTGCAGACGAATACCACTGCCGTATTCACGAAAATGGTCTTCGACAACATCGCTATTTACATGCCTCGCGATACCAGATAGAAAAAAATTGTGGcgtgtgctgctcgacaTGGTGTGGGAAACTGCAAAGGTAAGTGTGGGTGCCCAAAAGCGGATCAGAAGtggcagaaaaaaaaagaggaacaAAGGTGAAATGGACATGACAAGGTAACGGAGAAAGACGAATCAACACTTCATGCTCGCTTCGTTTCATCCTCTACAGATGTGTCGGCATCTCTTTCCTGTTTTCCGTTTGGAATCTTCAGAAGCGTGCACGCGCTAGCTCGAGGTTTCGCGGCTTTTGCTTGCCGTGTTATGTGGCAGTGGATGTCCGAAAGGCACAGTTCAGGGGGCACCTTTGAACCGTCTCTCGCCATCCCCTTTGCACCACTTTGAAGCATGCCAGCGAACTCCCCCGAGACTTTTTTAAATGCTGTGTGATTtttgtccccccccccgcccccgggTGACGATGAGCCTCAAATGCAGTGGCAAAGCCGGAGGGCCATAACAAACGCCTTGTTGACAGTGTCACCACATAGTGTCATCAAGTCCGTGTGGCTCAATGGAAGAGCATCTGACTACGGATCAGAGGGTTGCAGGTTCGAATCCTGTCACGGATGTTTTTCCCTCGCCATGGGGGCCCGGCCTGTGCGCGCGAGGCGAGGGGGAAcgcgccgccccgcccccctccaccGAGGAAACGACGCAGCCGAAAAGCGCGGAAACTACAGGAGCCACCCCGCCGGGCGACGGGTAGACAACGCCCACGCAGAGGGAGGCAAATGCGGAAAGCCAGCTGGCCGCAGaaacgaagaaaaggggCATTTGCGGAGCACGGTGGAAAGCGGCCCATTGGGACAGCGCGGGTGGGGGGCGGCTAAAGGAGGCAACGCCATGCATAGTGACGGGCGCCCCCGCCAGCCGCATGCGGTTCTTCGGCGTTCCTCCACGCCTGGGCGAACAAATTTCGGCACGTCTTCGCTACGCTCGCGGGTCAGATTTGCCCTTCTAGCTGAGGTTTGGTCAGGACTAAACCGCATGCATTCGCCGTCGCACGTCTCTGCGGGTGAACGTTTGAATGTTTCACTTGGTATCGTGTCCAGTATTATGTGCATCGCAGAGTGTAGGTGCTCTCAGCGCCGGTGGTAGCAAGGAAACTGAGGGAAGATTCCCCATGGGTTCTTCGCGGAGGGGTGGCTTCCCAGCACGTCGACTGCGGAGCAGAAAAGGGCCCAGCGCCGGCCTAGAAGCCCTCCACAGCGGCTCTTCCTCCATGGTTGCGCTTCAAGTCAGCGATCCCGCGCTGAGCACTGCATAGAAAAACAAAAGCTGAGAGAAGCCTGCCACCCGCCAGACCGCGTTGCCACCAGCGGGGACAGCCTTTCAAGTGCCTGCCCGCATAGCGGAGACTTCTCAGGCCCGAGTAAAGGCAGTGCCGAGTCGTcggcggggcggcgcgtggcACCTCGAGTGGTGCCGCAGTCCTTGGCGAGGCTGCGCGGCAGGCCATTCACCAAGTTTTGCTGGATTGCAATGTAaaagagcgccgcatcgacgCCCCCTCTGATAAGTAGAGGCTTCTTGTGTGCGCACACAGCCGGCTCAGTCAGTGGCCTCTTCCGACTCCACGGCACCCTGGTCTTCCACAGGGCCGTCGCGTGGCGCAAAGCAATGCCAGACAcgcgcgtggcggcagcgcatccaCTCAGCGACACGGGCACGGGCTCTGCcacaaccccccccccccgccccctgcTTCCCCGGTCGCCCCATCGCCGCGCTCATtgcgccggtcgccacccGACACATCCCGCGGCGTGGCGCAGGCCTCCCATACCAGTAGGCAGTGGCGGTTGGGTGGGATTCGCCAAAGCCACGCTGACCCTCGCATGCGACGCCCCCCACCCTGGGATGGACCACCGACATCGCTTTGAACCCCTCCGCCCTCCGCACGCTGTGGGCGCTGggcgctgtcaccgccagaagtggtTCGGGAatggcagggatgggggagtTGCTTAGCGTTCTCTTCTTGAACGGCGGGTGCGGCGACTAACGATATGATACTGAGTCGCAGCGTCTCATTATGGCGGGGATTTTGCGGTTGCGCAGAAGGGTGTGATCTGAGCCTGGCGAATGCCCATCAACTTTTGAAAATGTTTTTGTAGGAGGCATTGAACAGTTTGAGGGAAATTCAATGGTTGTTGCTTCACGACACCTTGTGTTTGTTGGGCATGGAATGTCTTCTGGTTCCTGTCGTCGCTTACTGTGCGAACGTTGTTTTTCGGACAGCGTTTTACTTTCTATTACGCCGTTGCGGTGTAGGGGTTTTTGCTGTAGTTATGTGTGTAAAGGGGAACTTTTCGATATTTAAGTCTATTGGATAGTAGGAGGTGTAGTTTTTTTTTGACATGTGTGTTTATGCGTTaatttcttctctctgtgtttcgTTCAAGGACTGCTACGTGCCGCTGTCCTAAGGAAGTGAGTGTTTCTGCTCTCAAGCTGATACTAGCTCTTTTCGTTGCTTTTTAGAGGAAAGGAGATTGTATTTGTTTGAAGGGGTCGTGTTTGAGTTAATGCGTGTTGTGGAAAGTAACCCTTTTGATGAATTTATTGAACTAGGCTGAATATCTGGTAATCAGGATGTTGGCGCCAAGAAATGTCTTACAAAAGCTCCGTAGTCTAAAAGAGCTTTCATTTTCGGGGCGCAAATGGGTGCAATTGGTTTATATTTTTTTTTAGGCACCCTTCCGAGTATCTGTTTTTGTAGGGGAGTAGAAGCTAGGAATGTTGCTGGTCTCCTGTGTAGATGTTGAGTATGTGGCAGGTGGTGAGACTTTGTTTTATGAGGACTGTATGGCACATGGGTGTTTGGCGACACTaggtcttttttttttctttattCTTGCTTCTGTTGCCTCGGATGCTTCTTGTTCAGCAACAGGTGTTATAGATCACCTTAGCTCTTTGCGCAGTAGTACATACTGGGTCAAAACCAACATGTCTatggtttttttttttgctgctctTGAAGGTTTTACATCTATTTTGGCCCTTGTAGCTCATTCCTGAGCGCTACTGTGGAGTTGTTGTCGCTCTATAAGTGCTGCTTTTTGTGGTGAGCATTTCTATGTTCGATTTAGGGTTGGCTGCAAACGGTAGCGGACGTTTAGGCAGTTTCCAATAAGCTGATCAAGATTTTGCATGGGGTGATGGCTCTATTGTTTTCCTATGTGTTTGTAAGCTTGTGACGTGAGTAATGAAGTAACAGATTAGTAAACAATACGATGTACTAAGAGCTCTGCTAAGAAAATCTTACAACCCTTATTCTATGCTGTGCTACAAGAGGTTTATCTTTGGGTCTCGGTTTTAGTTGGTAATTGGAGTACGCGTCACTTCATGGATTATCGTTGTGGGGCAGCAGTGTCAGTTGTGTCTTCCTTCATATGAGTTGTGTTACCTGATCGAAATGAGGGATAGAGGGTACCGTAAATACAGTGCAACAGAATGGTCGAAAAAGAAAATGGAGGTGAGATTATTTTTACACCAGGGATTTACTTCAGTTGTGGATAGAACACGTACTAGTCAGCTGTCATAATGGTGCGTTGAAGTGCTGTCTGCTAGCTGTTTGATATAGtcgccttttctctttcggGTACTATTGTCCTTTGGCTGGTCTTTGGTGGTCTGAGCCTTTGTGCCTATAGAGGACAGGGGTGAGGCTTCTGATTTCTCATCCTTCTGGTTTTTGCCCGAAAGTGTGTCTCCTCCATTACTTTGGTTGCGGGCAAAAGCTGTTGTAGGAGATCCGTTTGTAtattttctttgttttcctgcGCATTATTTATTGCTTCTATGGGACCTATTAGCTAGCGCTGTACACGTGTATTTTGGTATCCTACATTTGCGCTGCttgtatatatatattatTGGTTTTGGGATATTTTTGCCTATATGCGTACAGGGTATTGATTGCTGTTTTGATGTGGTGTATAGTGAAGGGAATTGTAGTCTTTGCTGCTTTGTGGTCACGAAGACCTGATAAGTTTAGGGTCGTTTCTCTGCGGTCGTTTTGCAGGTTAGGTATATTATTTGCGCTAGCTTTACAGAGTCTTTGTTTTCTGTGATTTTCTTGCGAAGAGGTATGCCACGGCTGGGTGCATTGAGCGTTTAAGAACTGTTTTGTCGCTTTTGTAGCTGTTATTGAATTTCTCTTGTATTGCACGAGTAATTTACAGGTTTTGCTTCAACTACAACAATTGGTAATGCTTATCATTCGTACTCTTCTGGAAGGTGCTGTTTACTATGTCGTTGACTCTCTGATCACTAATGGAGGTCATCTGTTACTCGGCGTAACTGTTGGGGATATGTACACGGAATGTTTTTGCTAGATatatgtttttttttttttcgaggGACCTCTTTCTCGTGGCGAAACATGAGATGCATCGGCATTACTATTAGTTCGGCTGTGATATTAATGTGAGATGTTCTTCTGAGAAGCACTGTATTCCTCTctcgtgctgcgcagctggtAGCTTCGCCGAAACGTGAGGGCTTAAATGGGGCTGTGCTCTTATTGAAAAGGGTACTATGCATGTAGTCGAGCATTGCAGAGGTCATGCACCGGTTGTGTGAATGTATATCTCAGTATGTTTGTTTATGGAAGCCATGTTtttgtgttgttgctgcaAACCAGTTTGTTGGCCCTTGATGTAGTGGGGTAAGCGTCATAATGCGCAGTGCTTCCTGAAGTACTTGTGAAATGGGGCATCCATTTGTTGTGAGATTTGGCGGCTCTCTATCTCTCTGTTGTTCATTACGTATGAGGTGAGGAATTGCCTATGTCAACTTTCACTAGTGACGTGAGTGCTTTGCaatgaaaaggaaagcagcaGTTCGGATTTAGGAGTTGAGTTCACAATCCACTTGCGTTTCTGTAACTTACGTTGCGCTGAGTCAAATCATATTTTTCAGAAGGATGCGCTTCTAGGGGTTTCGCTGCTGTGAGAACAGAAAAGTCTGACTTTTGACTAGAAGATGTGCGAAGTCCCTCAGAGCCTTTTTTGTGTGCCTTTGTGTTTCACAGTAGAAAGCATACGCAGGTTCTCTACATCTTCAGTCTTACCTTTCACAACACAAGGGAGACCTATAGCATCAGAAACCAGgatttttgttgttgttttacAAAGATCTGCACTCCCTTTGATAACTGTGCTCTGCCTTGCTACTACTTGCTCCCTTGCTTATAGGTATGCGCAATTTTTGTTTCTACATCTAACATgatagagaggagagacgtgCGAAGAACGATATGAGAAAATGCGAGTGAAAGTATTGAGCATCATTTCCATGATGTACTTTAGAACCGAACTATCGCTTCCATATATTGTTCTTCTGCCGACTTTAGATCTCCAGAAAGCGAGTTATTGTAagctttttctttttttttccgttcaCCCCTTTGATTACTTCTGACGACACGGATCCTTCTGGGATGAAAAAGGTGGAGACTTGCATCTACCCTTTTCGTGGGTAGTTTGTATGCATTGCTTGAGTGAAAGGCTACCAGGTTACTATACTGGTCCACGGAAAGGGGAATCTGGCAAGTGAGAAAAGAGTGACGAGCATGCAGCGGAATGTATCATGACTGACTCTTGACAtcattctctcttctttctttaTTCTGCTTAATCAGTGTTTTTTTGTATGTTCTTGTTTTGTTATTACGCCTTACATCCTTTCAGCTCTTCACGGCCTCGAAGCGTAAGACTGGTTTTTTTCTCTAGAATTTAGCATACTCGTAGAAAAAAAGGTTTTGAAAATGGCTAAACTTCTACTACCTGACAACCCTGCCTCGATGGACGGTGGCCTAATCTGTTCATTGCTGGAGGTCAAAGAGGCTTGTGGTCTTGATAAAGATGAGGCAGACAGGCGCCTTCAGGTTTTTGGCAAGAACGCATTTCCTGTGGAACCCTCAACGCCTTTGTGGAAGCTAGTCGTTGGCCAGTTTGAGGACACGCTTGTGCGCATCCTACTCCTTGCCGCGTTTGTAAGCTTTTGTATGGCCATTCTGGAAGATAACAGGGTAGACTTTGTGGAGCCATTTATTATTTTGCTGATTTTGACGCTGAATGCAATAGTCGGTATTTGGCAAGAAGATCGAGCTGAGAAGGCTATTGAATCCTTGAAAGAACTTGCTCCTGATacagctgctgttgttcgTGACGGAGTGACACAGACCATCCTGGCAGAAAACCTTGTTCCCGGGGATATTGTTGAGGTCGCCGTTGGAGATCGTGTTGCAGCTGATATTCGGCTATTAACGCTGGAAAGCACAGCACTGCGCGTGGATCAGTCCATTTTAAACGGCGAGTCGGTGGAAGCCGTGAAGCAGGTGAAGTCAGTTTGTAGCAAGCGGGATCGGTTTCCCTCGAGCATGGTGTACCGCGGCACTGCTGTTGTGTATGGTAAGGCCCGCGGTGTCGTCGTACGCACCGGCACATCCACTGAAATGGGCTGCATCGAGTGTAGTGTGCGCGAgcaggaggaaagaaagacgccgctgcagctgaagcTGGACGAGTTTGGCGCTCTTCTCTCAACGACGATTGGTTACATTTGCCTTTTTGTGTTTGTGGTGAATCTCCTACGCTGGTTCAAGACCCACACGCCGACCACTGAGGAGTCCTGGTTTGAATGCTACATTCAACCTACCGTGCATTCGCTGAAGTTGGCCGTCGCTTtggctgttgctgccatTCCTGAGGGCCTACCGGCAGTGGTGACAACGTGTCTGGCGCTTGGTGCGCGCAAGATGGCGGGACACAACGCTTTTGTGCGCGATCTGCCGAGCGTGGAAACGCTTGGCAGATGCACCGTAATCTGCTCCGACAAGACCGGAACGCTAACGACAAACATGATGTCCGTGTCGGAGGTGGTAACAATGGAGGCCTCTGGTACAACTCGTGAGTACAGCATAGCTGACTCGAGGCTCAACATTGTGGCAGCCGCCGTTTCGCGTAACGGCGCTCCTGCCGGAGGCGTGctcgg
It includes:
- a CDS encoding phosphoacetylglucosamine mutase-like gene — protein: MEFEQAASSSSHAIFTSMFFDELMRIIDSEFPLRHDPAKNPLTYGTAGFRSNAALLPPVAARVSMIAALRCMYYQGKRTAAGHNAPCTVGVMITASHNPYMDNGFKIIDPDGGMLVASWEEWCTRAANAPSGSDLKQVMMDCLAHDPNAFQLKQYSRCQVHFSRDTRPSGEEIANAGLRTLRLLQNITPRSYPPISTPYMHFAIAKANELGLADESEFPSYYGELLAGFEEMYLFASAGSQLCEKEGHLQQLVVDCANGIGSLMMRELIAASKQQSDFTALATFFEVHLVDCNCQDETMLNTKCGADYAKQHTSPSAAMSAWPSASPPGVNPTATHFYSLDGDADRVVAFLYDPKRDYKWVLLDGDRISILYAMLLHKWLGEEQMKALDVSVVQTAYANGASTEFLEKQLRMQVYTAATGVKNLHPIARARDVGIYFEANGHGTVLISEKVITEAASTGSEKAALLAAMRRLVSQCCGDAIADILMCEVALRALNMTFQDWADLYVDHPCKQTKVTVAHRDRITTTLDERRALSPTGMQDEIDAAVSLALSRCEAARAFVRPSGTEPVVRVYAEATDPSVCESLSAEVVKIVEAYCS